In a genomic window of Sulfuriferula nivalis:
- a CDS encoding ABCB family ABC transporter ATP-binding protein/permease, translating to MRHFSSDGGQPGSADWRTVRLLLPYLWEYKWRAFIAISFLIGAKLAVVSIPIVLKHIVDNLNQPKALLVVPLALLFGYGLLRLASTVFSDLRDIVFAKVTQRAIRRVGLEVFKHLHNLSLRFHLERQTGGVTRDIERGARGISSLIHLTLFSVLPTLIEISLVAGILFAKFDWIYAAITLVVLVIYIVLTISITEWRTQLRRQMNEMDSQANTKAIDSLLNYETVKYFGNEEFEAKRYDSSLQNWEVAAVKNQTSLGMLNAAQAAIIAVGVTIMLIRASRGVVAGQLTVGDLVMINAFLIQMFIPLNFLGVMYREIKQSLTDIERLFKLLNVNREVADQADAQPLLVKGAEVQFDDVKFGYDSNRGILQGVSFTITAGHNIAVVGTSGAGKSTLSRLLYRFYDVNDGVIYIDGQDIRQVTQTSLRAAIGIVPQDTVLFNDSIYYNVAYGRPTASREEIVEAARAAHILHFIESLPNGWETTVGERGLKLSGGEKQRVAIARTILKNPRILILDEATSALDTQTEKIIQAELKEIAKNRTTLTIAHRLSTIVDADQILVMEQGRIVERGDHRELLAANGVYAKLWALQQEEAKSST from the coding sequence ATGCGTCATTTTAGTTCTGATGGTGGTCAGCCAGGTTCTGCCGATTGGCGGACTGTGCGTTTGTTGTTGCCGTACTTGTGGGAATACAAGTGGCGGGCGTTTATCGCTATCAGCTTCCTGATTGGTGCGAAGCTGGCAGTCGTGTCCATTCCGATTGTGCTCAAGCACATCGTCGATAATTTGAATCAACCCAAGGCATTGCTGGTGGTGCCGCTGGCCTTGCTATTCGGTTATGGATTGCTGCGGCTGGCAAGTACGGTGTTTTCAGATTTGCGCGATATTGTATTCGCCAAAGTCACGCAGCGCGCTATTCGTCGAGTGGGGCTGGAAGTATTCAAACATTTGCATAATCTATCCTTGCGGTTCCATTTGGAGCGTCAAACTGGCGGGGTGACACGCGATATTGAGCGTGGCGCGCGGGGGATTTCATCGCTCATTCATCTGACCTTGTTTTCGGTGTTGCCGACACTGATAGAAATCAGTCTGGTAGCGGGGATATTGTTCGCCAAGTTTGACTGGATCTATGCAGCGATTACGCTGGTAGTGTTGGTAATTTATATAGTGCTTACCATCAGCATTACTGAGTGGCGCACGCAGTTGCGTCGGCAAATGAATGAAATGGATTCGCAGGCGAATACCAAGGCTATCGACAGCTTGCTCAACTATGAAACGGTGAAGTACTTTGGTAACGAAGAGTTCGAAGCTAAACGTTATGACAGCAGCCTGCAAAACTGGGAAGTGGCAGCGGTCAAGAATCAGACTTCGTTGGGTATGCTCAATGCCGCGCAGGCAGCCATTATCGCCGTTGGTGTGACTATCATGCTTATCCGCGCATCGCGTGGTGTGGTAGCAGGACAGTTAACGGTGGGCGATCTGGTGATGATTAATGCATTCCTCATCCAGATGTTTATCCCGCTGAATTTTCTTGGTGTAATGTACAGGGAAATCAAGCAGTCGCTGACTGATATAGAACGTCTGTTCAAGTTGCTGAATGTGAATCGTGAAGTTGCCGATCAGGCCGATGCGCAGCCGCTACTGGTAAAAGGTGCTGAGGTGCAATTTGATGACGTTAAATTTGGCTATGACAGCAATCGGGGAATATTGCAGGGTGTGAGCTTTACCATAACGGCGGGGCATAATATTGCGGTAGTGGGGACGAGTGGTGCGGGTAAATCAACCTTGTCACGCTTGCTTTATCGCTTTTATGATGTGAATGATGGCGTTATTTATATTGATGGACAGGATATCCGGCAGGTGACTCAGACCAGTCTGCGTGCTGCTATTGGTATCGTACCGCAAGATACAGTGCTGTTTAATGACAGTATTTATTACAACGTCGCTTATGGGCGACCCACGGCCAGCCGTGAAGAAATCGTCGAGGCGGCGCGTGCTGCACATATTTTGCATTTTATTGAATCGTTGCCGAATGGCTGGGAAACGACGGTGGGTGAGCGCGGGCTAAAATTGTCCGGTGGTGAGAAGCAACGGGTAGCCATCGCCCGTACCATACTGAAGAATCCGCGCATCCTGATATTGGACGAGGCGACATCAGCGCTGGATACACAAACGGAAAAGATCATCCAGGCCGAACTCAAGGAAATCGCAAAAAATCGCACTACGCTGACCATTGCCCATCGACTTTCAACCATTGTTGATGCCGACCAGATCCTGGTGATGGAGCAGGGGCGTATCGTCGAGCGTGGAGATCACAGGGAATTACTTGCAGCCAACGGCGTTTATGCCAAGCTCTGGGCGCTGCAACAAGAAGAAGCAAAATCATCTACTTAA
- a CDS encoding D-hexose-6-phosphate mutarotase codes for MSVNELNQKFAIANVLNFVEAAADVPVIEIKTADASARIALIGAQVLEWQPAGAEPVLWVSRAAVYQVGKGVRGGVPICWPWFGAGEAGKPAHGFVRTRMWQVRSTTQTADGVVVTLGIADNAETRAIWDYAFDLEMIVTVGKTLTMALVTKNTGDVPFTITDALHTYFHIGDIAQTIVQGLDGTKYLDKVLDFTEHTQQGDVIFSGETDRVYVDTKATCVINDTAQSRGIHIAKSGSDTTVVWNPWIEKEKGFADMAAGEYQQMVCVETCNAADDKITIAPKQMHSLVAVVSVG; via the coding sequence ATGTCAGTTAATGAATTAAACCAAAAATTTGCTATTGCTAATGTCTTGAATTTTGTTGAGGCTGCCGCAGATGTGCCAGTGATAGAAATTAAAACGGCTGATGCCAGCGCACGCATAGCGCTCATCGGCGCACAAGTGCTGGAATGGCAACCTGCTGGCGCCGAGCCAGTGCTGTGGGTGAGTCGTGCGGCTGTATATCAGGTTGGCAAAGGCGTACGCGGCGGCGTTCCGATATGCTGGCCGTGGTTTGGCGCTGGCGAAGCGGGCAAGCCTGCGCATGGCTTCGTGCGCACACGCATGTGGCAAGTGCGCAGCACAACGCAAACTGCAGATGGCGTAGTCGTCACTTTGGGTATTGCTGACAATGCTGAAACGCGTGCAATCTGGGATTATGCTTTTGATCTGGAGATGATAGTCACCGTAGGCAAAACCTTGACTATGGCACTGGTAACCAAAAATACCGGCGATGTGCCATTTACCATCACCGATGCGCTACATACCTATTTCCACATTGGCGATATTGCACAAACTATCGTACAAGGTCTGGATGGCACGAAATACCTCGATAAAGTGCTGGATTTCACCGAACACACTCAGCAAGGTGACGTCATATTTTCAGGCGAAACCGACCGCGTATATGTTGATACCAAGGCTACCTGCGTGATTAACGACACCGCCCAAAGTCGCGGTATACACATCGCCAAATCTGGCAGCGACACTACCGTAGTATGGAATCCGTGGATAGAAAAAGAAAAAGGCTTTGCCGACATGGCCGCGGGTGAATATCAGCAAATGGTGTGTGTGGAAACTTGTAACGCGGCTGATGACAAAATCACTATCGCGCCTAAGCAGATGCATAGCTTGGTAGCTGTGGTGTCGGTTGGTTGA
- the msrB gene encoding peptide-methionine (R)-S-oxide reductase MsrB — MNRRLFLKIGTGLVGIVGAPVMFAISKASAGDVIGKLVKTNAEWKRLLTPAQYDVLREEGTEAPYSSPLNDEKRVGTFVCVACELPLFTSKFKFDSGTGWPSFYDALPGSIATQTDYKLLLPRTEYHCARCGGHHGHVFKDGPAPTGLRYCNNGVALKFIAG; from the coding sequence ATGAATAGACGGCTGTTTCTTAAAATTGGTACTGGTCTGGTCGGTATTGTAGGTGCGCCGGTGATGTTTGCTATATCAAAGGCAAGCGCGGGTGATGTGATAGGTAAGCTGGTTAAAACCAACGCGGAATGGAAGAGGCTGCTCACGCCAGCGCAGTATGATGTGCTCAGGGAGGAAGGCACGGAAGCGCCTTACAGCAGTCCACTCAATGATGAAAAGAGAGTGGGTACCTTTGTTTGCGTTGCCTGTGAGTTACCTCTTTTTACATCCAAATTTAAGTTTGATAGTGGTACCGGTTGGCCTAGTTTCTACGACGCGCTACCGGGTAGTATCGCAACTCAAACTGATTACAAGCTCTTACTGCCGCGCACGGAATATCACTGTGCGCGTTGTGGCGGGCATCATGGGCATGTATTTAAGGACGGGCCTGCCCCAACAGGGCTGCGCTACTGCAATAATGGCGTGGCGTTGAAATTCATTGCAGGCTAG
- a CDS encoding fatty acid desaturase produces the protein MQDNLRNIQSAIKEHYYTQRDAATFYLYALLMPPLIYLLLAISVHYDLAWYWIVLLIGPPLGRWAIATHELFHIPGPHPLWVRALPITFSPFNVGWDEYRAEHLGHHKHTANPQDPEWWRIGGGHLRSFLGCLFVSEGAAYHHLKANGWKLNRWWLYRNILFWSIFYLAGWEFIQFWIGLRTAYAIQDWIFNHYLHYQHKEYGTYRVTLPKWLEWISKIIYGKYTIDATLFHDIHHGNANIAVWNLKTVAQKHDAFKLQ, from the coding sequence ATGCAAGATAACTTACGTAATATTCAGAGCGCGATAAAAGAACATTACTACACGCAACGAGACGCAGCGACCTTTTATCTCTACGCGCTACTCATGCCGCCATTGATCTATTTATTACTGGCAATCAGCGTTCATTATGATTTAGCGTGGTACTGGATTGTGCTGTTGATAGGCCCACCATTGGGCAGATGGGCGATTGCGACACACGAACTATTCCACATTCCTGGACCGCACCCACTATGGGTAAGAGCGTTACCAATTACCTTCTCACCATTCAACGTTGGCTGGGACGAATACCGGGCAGAACATCTTGGCCACCACAAACATACAGCAAATCCTCAAGATCCAGAATGGTGGCGAATAGGAGGCGGGCATCTGCGTTCTTTTTTAGGTTGCCTATTCGTGTCCGAAGGTGCTGCATACCATCATCTCAAAGCCAATGGCTGGAAACTTAACCGCTGGTGGCTCTACAGAAACATTCTGTTTTGGAGTATTTTTTATCTGGCGGGCTGGGAATTCATTCAATTTTGGATAGGATTACGTACAGCATACGCAATCCAAGACTGGATATTTAATCATTACCTGCATTACCAACATAAAGAATATGGCACGTATCGCGTGACATTACCAAAATGGCTGGAGTGGATATCCAAGATTATTTACGGCAAATACACCATTGATGCCACATTGTTCCACGATATCCATCATGGCAATGCCAATATAGCAGTATGGAATCTAAAGACAGTTGCACAAAAGCACGATGCTTTTAAACTGCAGTAA
- a CDS encoding type II toxin-antitoxin system PemK/MazF family toxin, with protein MNWVPDRQDIIWINCNPQAGQEMRDIHPFLVLSPRVFNDKTSVVIGLPMTTAEYNASNPFAVTAGKASGKKSDKSSYILCHQPKSFDWRMRDAKPHPLGQLHEPYFEQVREVLNQIIQLA; from the coding sequence TTGAACTGGGTACCAGATCGACAAGACATCATCTGGATAAACTGCAACCCGCAAGCAGGCCAGGAAATGCGCGACATCCATCCTTTTCTAGTGTTATCTCCACGCGTGTTCAATGACAAAACATCAGTGGTAATCGGGTTACCCATGACAACAGCAGAATACAATGCCAGCAATCCATTTGCAGTAACTGCGGGCAAAGCATCAGGTAAGAAATCAGACAAATCTAGCTACATCCTTTGCCATCAACCCAAGTCTTTTGATTGGCGCATGCGTGACGCAAAACCACACCCTCTAGGACAACTGCACGAACCGTATTTTGAGCAAGTGCGTGAAGTATTAAATCAAATTATTCAACTGGCTTAA
- a CDS encoding AbrB/MazE/SpoVT family DNA-binding domain-containing protein produces the protein MTEVELDIKQWGNNLGVRLPAAIARESHLKAHQRVRISVLNGEIIIRPIAATALTLEQRLALFNPAEHGCEVMVASQTLGAENW, from the coding sequence ATGACAGAAGTAGAATTGGATATTAAGCAATGGGGTAATAACTTGGGCGTGCGCCTGCCCGCGGCGATTGCGCGTGAATCGCACTTGAAAGCGCATCAGCGTGTGCGTATCAGCGTCCTCAATGGAGAAATCATCATCAGGCCAATAGCAGCAACTGCCCTAACTTTAGAACAGCGATTGGCGTTATTTAATCCTGCTGAACATGGCTGCGAAGTGATGGTTGCCTCACAAACATTAGGCGCTGAAAATTGGTAA
- a CDS encoding IclR family transcriptional regulator, with product MTNETHIQVIDRMVSLLESLAKHEHASLKTLAAETGLHSSTAFRILASLHHHDWVTRDSNGAYQLGGGLMRYANQAEQQLDLREIALPIMTALRDQTGETVNLTLRENDEVVYIERVTSTRLMRVEQVIGSRAPLHVTAVGKLMLGEDAAAACLSYAKRTQLPAYTPNTITEANDLCTSAELARAQAYAFDNEEAELGVGCIGVLIRDASGKAVAGLSISAPRERRKDEWVSALQQAGTQISEKLGYFSPEAK from the coding sequence ATGACAAATGAAACCCATATCCAAGTAATCGATCGCATGGTCAGTCTGCTGGAAAGTTTGGCAAAGCACGAACACGCCAGCCTGAAAACGCTTGCTGCCGAGACCGGCCTACATAGCTCGACCGCCTTTCGCATCCTCGCGTCATTGCATCATCACGACTGGGTAACACGTGACAGCAATGGAGCATATCAACTAGGTGGCGGCTTGATGCGCTATGCCAACCAGGCTGAACAACAGCTAGACTTGCGTGAAATTGCCCTCCCCATCATGACCGCATTACGCGACCAGACAGGTGAAACTGTCAATCTGACCCTGCGTGAAAACGATGAAGTGGTATATATAGAACGCGTCACCTCTACCCGACTGATGCGTGTAGAACAGGTGATTGGCAGCCGTGCACCTTTACACGTCACTGCTGTAGGGAAACTGATGCTGGGAGAAGATGCAGCAGCGGCTTGTCTGAGTTACGCTAAACGCACACAACTCCCTGCCTACACCCCCAACACCATCACAGAAGCCAATGATCTGTGCACCAGCGCTGAACTTGCACGTGCACAGGCTTATGCATTTGATAATGAAGAAGCAGAATTAGGCGTAGGCTGCATCGGTGTACTGATACGCGACGCCAGCGGCAAGGCAGTTGCAGGCTTATCTATCTCCGCTCCCCGCGAGCGCCGCAAGGATGAATGGGTCAGTGCGCTGCAACAGGCTGGCACTCAAATATCAGAAAAATTGGGGTATTTCAGCCCAGAAGCTAAGTAA
- a CDS encoding phosphoketolase, translated as MNAPVFCEGIQHFGEKWLDFDTQAASPVIAAGQHGIADSSDSSAVYQTLLAADALRYLTLQVTGSKGSGHPGGYASSAEAHASLMMLGHTNIVTEVGHHAPGFYSSMFLDTSLEEMGIRTVADMMARFREKHGLLGHLSGAIPGLLAPAGPLGQGQHFAMAGALLHPGKLFPVTIGDGGMGEPYVLNSMMHFNTAYPEVTNFLPVLVWNGYSQEHHSMVSRMTNDEMVAYWKGHGFKNVVLVDAKEFDDTHQELPYVDSTQFSLGQRLAFTKAVLQGVDKASQSALNGTLTVFIIKQLKGAGVHTVGAKSHNLYPADTLDQPHIIAGLQRRALPPEAWQIVRDNLSRAGGGAAVKTVVTETELDIVAMPKLAMTEFKQGDKAVPATAMGALVAQMGKADPRYVVTNADGNEASAMKNINDALKVRHPTVDPLYNQEPNGQVYEPLNEDACAGLAAGLALFGSRSIWLSYESFAINGWPIIQTVTQAMAELRRKTPSIVCMFTAGALEQGRNGWTHQRPEIENFFAAMMRNGNVFPLFPCDANAMQVAYEYATDSVNKGMVIIASKSPLPVYMTLAESKQAMVNGAATIYESATGAGATVVFAVTGDMVLLPVFKAKDQLEAQGYRVRIVAAVNPRALYRPTDVAWDTVSQPDNGFMDDDHFNALFDGDALIAVSGGPSAPLEPVLLRTRAPKRDTFCWKRGETTASADEIMAFNGITAEAMTARVNALLK; from the coding sequence ATGAACGCACCTGTTTTCTGTGAAGGCATACAACATTTTGGTGAAAAATGGCTGGATTTCGATACACAAGCTGCTAGTCCGGTTATCGCGGCAGGTCAGCATGGTATTGCTGACTCAAGTGATAGTTCAGCGGTTTACCAAACTTTATTAGCGGCTGACGCGTTACGCTATCTGACTCTGCAAGTGACTGGTTCTAAAGGTTCTGGTCATCCAGGTGGTTACGCATCCAGCGCTGAAGCGCACGCGTCACTGATGATGTTAGGTCATACCAATATCGTGACTGAAGTCGGTCACCATGCACCAGGTTTTTATTCTTCCATGTTCCTGGATACTTCTTTAGAAGAAATGGGCATACGTACTGTTGCTGACATGATGGCGCGGTTCCGTGAGAAGCATGGTTTGTTGGGTCACTTGTCAGGCGCTATTCCTGGTCTGCTGGCTCCTGCTGGTCCGCTGGGTCAAGGTCAGCACTTCGCGATGGCGGGTGCTTTGTTGCATCCTGGTAAATTATTCCCTGTGACTATCGGTGACGGTGGTATGGGCGAGCCGTATGTGCTGAATAGCATGATGCACTTCAACACAGCTTATCCTGAAGTGACTAACTTCCTGCCTGTATTGGTATGGAATGGTTATTCGCAAGAACACCACTCCATGGTGTCACGCATGACTAACGATGAAATGGTGGCTTACTGGAAAGGTCATGGTTTCAAAAATGTGGTGTTGGTTGATGCCAAAGAATTTGATGATACTCATCAGGAATTGCCATATGTGGACAGCACCCAGTTCTCACTGGGTCAGCGTCTGGCATTCACCAAGGCGGTATTGCAAGGTGTGGATAAAGCATCACAATCTGCATTAAATGGCACGCTTACTGTATTTATTATTAAGCAATTAAAAGGTGCTGGTGTGCATACGGTAGGTGCGAAATCACATAACCTGTATCCCGCCGATACATTAGATCAGCCACATATTATTGCTGGTCTGCAACGCCGTGCATTGCCACCTGAAGCCTGGCAAATCGTTCGTGACAACTTGTCACGTGCTGGTGGTGGCGCAGCGGTTAAAACCGTAGTGACTGAAACCGAGCTGGATATTGTGGCTATGCCTAAGCTTGCGATGACTGAATTCAAGCAAGGCGACAAAGCCGTACCAGCGACAGCGATGGGAGCACTGGTTGCGCAAATGGGTAAGGCTGATCCACGTTATGTGGTAACCAACGCTGACGGTAACGAAGCATCTGCGATGAAGAACATCAATGATGCGCTGAAAGTGCGTCATCCGACAGTAGATCCATTGTATAACCAGGAGCCGAATGGTCAGGTTTACGAGCCGTTGAATGAAGATGCGTGCGCGGGTCTGGCTGCGGGTCTGGCATTGTTTGGTTCGCGTTCAATTTGGTTGTCATATGAATCATTTGCAATTAACGGCTGGCCAATTATCCAGACCGTAACGCAAGCTATGGCTGAATTGCGTCGTAAAACACCGTCTATCGTTTGTATGTTTACCGCAGGTGCATTGGAACAAGGTCGTAACGGCTGGACACATCAGCGTCCGGAGATCGAAAACTTCTTTGCAGCGATGATGCGCAATGGTAACGTTTTCCCACTGTTCCCATGCGATGCGAATGCGATGCAGGTCGCGTATGAATATGCGACTGACAGTGTGAATAAAGGTATGGTGATTATTGCTTCCAAGAGCCCATTACCTGTTTACATGACGCTGGCTGAATCCAAGCAAGCGATGGTGAATGGCGCGGCAACTATTTACGAAAGTGCTACAGGTGCGGGTGCTACCGTGGTGTTTGCAGTAACCGGTGACATGGTGCTGTTGCCAGTATTCAAGGCCAAAGACCAGCTCGAAGCCCAAGGTTATCGCGTACGTATCGTCGCAGCGGTGAATCCTCGTGCGCTGTATCGTCCAACTGATGTTGCGTGGGATACAGTATCGCAGCCAGACAATGGCTTTATGGATGATGATCATTTTAATGCGCTGTTTGACGGTGATGCGTTAATTGCAGTCAGTGGTGGTCCAAGCGCACCGTTAGAGCCAGTGCTGTTGCGTACACGCGCACCGAAACGTGATACTTTCTGCTGGAAACGTGGTGAAACCACAGCCAGCGCGGATGAAATCATGGCGTTTAATGGTATTACGGCTGAAGCAATGACAGCCCGTGTTAATGCCTTGTTAAAGTGA
- a CDS encoding four-carbon acid sugar kinase family protein, giving the protein MTQLTKIIVLDDDPTGSQTVHGCLLLTRWDVATLVEALADSSPLFFVLTNTRGMSAARADAVTREVCVNLKSALAQTAAAGQSINPILVSRSDSTLRGHYPVETDVIAELLGPFDAHFLTPAFFEGGRITRDSIHYLLVDGVHVPVHETEFARDSVFGYKHSYLPDYVAEKTQQRIAAHQVERFTLADVRADITPRLLALHDNVCCVVDAEQQSDMDQFAAQIQTAAAAGKRFLFRSAASLLTSLAKLGKQPVAPEQMAHYVRGGRAGAVIVGSHVKKTTSQLQVLLQQSGIAGIEIDVQRIAQERDALLQEVIQLAQAAHEQNLSSVVYTSRVEITFADQATRLAFGEQVSAFLMDVVRNLPTTIGFLISKGGITSNDVLSDGLALRTSRVLGQILPGCSVVRCPPEHPRYPDLPVVIFPGNVGDENALATAYQRLRGKVS; this is encoded by the coding sequence ATGACTCAGCTCACCAAAATTATCGTACTTGACGACGACCCTACGGGGTCACAAACGGTGCACGGCTGTCTGCTGTTGACGCGTTGGGATGTTGCGACGCTGGTTGAGGCATTGGCGGATAGCTCACCACTGTTTTTTGTGCTGACCAATACGCGCGGCATGTCTGCTGCGCGTGCTGATGCGGTGACGCGTGAAGTGTGCGTGAATCTGAAATCGGCACTGGCACAGACCGCAGCGGCAGGACAATCTATCAATCCGATATTGGTGAGTCGTTCGGATTCAACATTGCGTGGTCACTATCCGGTGGAAACCGATGTGATTGCGGAATTGCTGGGGCCATTTGATGCACATTTTCTGACACCAGCATTTTTTGAAGGTGGGCGTATCACCCGCGACAGCATACATTACCTGCTGGTCGATGGCGTGCATGTACCTGTTCATGAAACCGAGTTTGCTCGGGATTCAGTGTTTGGCTATAAGCACAGTTATTTGCCAGATTATGTGGCTGAGAAAACACAGCAACGGATTGCCGCCCATCAGGTTGAGCGCTTTACACTGGCAGATGTGCGTGCTGATATCACGCCAAGATTACTGGCGTTGCATGATAACGTTTGCTGCGTTGTGGATGCTGAACAGCAGAGCGATATGGATCAGTTTGCGGCGCAGATACAGACAGCGGCAGCAGCGGGCAAGCGCTTTTTGTTCCGCAGTGCGGCAAGTTTGCTGACCTCGCTCGCCAAGCTCGGCAAGCAACCTGTTGCCCCTGAGCAAATGGCACATTATGTGCGCGGTGGGCGTGCGGGTGCGGTGATAGTGGGTTCGCATGTTAAAAAAACCACGTCGCAATTGCAGGTGTTATTGCAGCAATCTGGTATCGCAGGGATAGAGATAGATGTACAGCGCATTGCTCAGGAACGTGATGCACTGTTGCAAGAGGTAATCCAGCTTGCGCAGGCTGCTCATGAGCAGAATCTGTCTTCAGTGGTTTACACCAGTCGGGTGGAAATCACCTTCGCTGATCAGGCGACCCGGTTAGCATTTGGTGAGCAGGTATCGGCATTCCTGATGGATGTGGTGCGTAACTTGCCAACGACTATTGGCTTCCTAATCAGTAAAGGTGGGATTACCTCGAATGACGTGTTGAGTGATGGGCTGGCACTGCGCACTTCGCGTGTGCTTGGGCAGATTTTGCCTGGTTGTTCAGTCGTGCGTTGCCCACCTGAGCATCCACGTTACCCAGATTTACCCGTGGTGATATTCCCAGGTAATGTGGGCGATGAAAATGCGCTGGCGACAGCCTATCAACGTTTGCGTGGCAAGGTGTCCTGA